A window of Clostridium sp. 'White wine YQ' contains these coding sequences:
- a CDS encoding alpha-mannosidase, which produces MYFDIERIEKILKELQARIYNKRTRVENVYIKEGDYKSYKEAEASSEPWVKFGEYDVWGDKYKRFWFKAEFNIPKELANEYVVLELTTGKEGQWDAINPQFLSYLNGNIVQGLDTNHREIIVSKEATVGDHFRADFHGYGGMNDGKANFNVYIKSFDEVIEKLFYDIKVPLEVAKLLKEEDKKRIDILNHLIKALEILDLRKPYSEKYYKSINEAREYLKVNFYEGECGKINEGTVVCLGHTHLDVAWLWDLKQTREKAVRSFSTVLSLMKEYPDYTFMASQPILYKFVKEEAPEIYAEIKERIKEGRWEAEGAMYLEADCNLTSGESLVRQILHGKKFFREEFGVENKILWLPDVFGYSAALPQILKGFGIDYFVTSKISWNEYNRLPYDTFMWEGLDGTEILSYFITANDYEKVISGIHRTIYEASINPSQIKGSYERYKPKQMNEEVIISYGYGDGGGGPTKDMLENYSRLNKGIPGSPKTTTKFALDYFKDLVKRVEDYKRLPKWKGELYLEFHRGTYTTIAKNKKYNRMSEYLYQDLELFSSIAKTVDMNFKYDKKRINDNWELILLNQFHDIIPGTSIKEVYDESWRQYESVLENGNDLLNNALKSISSKINLKEKALVVFNQLSFERNEYVELPKELKGKTLVYGDGAEVLVQNINDSKDIAYVTNIPAKGYRVLYIKEAEEKAKPQNLVNVEKINNEFILENKFLKVNVDSRGELTSVFDKKANREVIKDGAKGNSLVIYEDKPHNPWEAWDTDIYYTEKSWEITEVIAIEVKSKGPLKATIRVEKKYEDSTIEQFISLYHDSPRIDFETKVKWHEEHVLLRANFPVNIKGNRATFDIQYGNIERDTHFNTSWDIAKFEVCAHKWGDISEYGYGVALLNDCKYGYSVKDGVLSLTLLKSPKWPNPEADMGYHEFTYSLYPHEGRWQEGKVQEEAYKLNLKPYVTLEESHTGLLEDKLSFIKVDAENVMVEVIKEKEEGNETIVRVFESFNKRTNVKISSFIKPKRVWEVNLEEKEIKELEINENEVEFMINPYEIKTFKIEY; this is translated from the coding sequence TTGTATTTTGATATTGAGAGAATTGAGAAGATCCTTAAAGAGCTTCAGGCACGTATTTACAATAAAAGAACAAGGGTAGAAAATGTCTATATTAAAGAGGGCGACTATAAAAGTTATAAAGAAGCAGAGGCTTCAAGTGAACCTTGGGTTAAATTTGGAGAATACGATGTTTGGGGAGATAAATATAAAAGATTTTGGTTTAAAGCTGAATTTAATATTCCAAAAGAGTTAGCTAACGAATATGTAGTTTTAGAATTAACTACAGGAAAAGAAGGTCAATGGGATGCAATAAATCCACAGTTTTTAAGCTATTTAAATGGAAATATAGTACAAGGGTTAGATACAAATCATAGAGAAATAATAGTAAGTAAGGAAGCTACAGTAGGAGACCACTTTAGAGCAGATTTTCATGGTTATGGCGGAATGAATGATGGTAAGGCTAACTTTAATGTATATATTAAATCCTTTGATGAAGTTATAGAAAAGTTATTTTATGATATAAAAGTTCCTTTAGAAGTAGCAAAACTTTTAAAGGAAGAAGATAAAAAGAGAATAGATATTTTAAATCATTTAATAAAGGCGCTTGAGATATTAGATTTAAGAAAGCCTTATTCAGAGAAATATTATAAATCAATAAACGAAGCCAGGGAGTACTTAAAAGTTAATTTTTATGAAGGTGAATGTGGAAAGATAAATGAAGGCACAGTTGTTTGCTTAGGTCACACTCACTTAGATGTTGCTTGGCTTTGGGATCTAAAGCAAACTAGAGAAAAAGCAGTTAGAAGTTTTTCAACTGTCCTAAGCTTAATGAAAGAATATCCTGATTATACTTTCATGGCATCTCAGCCTATTTTATATAAATTTGTAAAGGAAGAAGCACCTGAAATTTATGCTGAGATAAAAGAAAGAATTAAAGAAGGAAGATGGGAAGCAGAAGGAGCTATGTATCTTGAAGCAGACTGTAACTTAACTTCAGGAGAATCTTTAGTAAGACAAATACTACATGGAAAGAAGTTTTTTAGAGAAGAATTTGGGGTAGAAAATAAGATTCTTTGGCTTCCAGATGTGTTTGGATATTCAGCAGCACTTCCTCAGATACTAAAAGGCTTTGGTATAGATTATTTCGTAACTTCAAAGATAAGCTGGAATGAATATAATAGACTTCCTTATGATACCTTTATGTGGGAAGGATTAGATGGAACAGAGATTTTATCTTATTTTATAACTGCAAATGATTATGAAAAGGTCATAAGTGGAATTCATAGAACCATATATGAGGCATCTATAAATCCATCTCAGATTAAAGGATCTTATGAAAGATATAAACCAAAGCAAATGAATGAGGAAGTTATTATATCCTATGGATATGGTGATGGAGGCGGTGGCCCAACTAAGGATATGCTTGAAAATTATTCAAGACTTAATAAGGGGATACCAGGTTCACCTAAAACTACAACTAAGTTTGCATTAGATTACTTTAAGGATTTAGTGAAGAGAGTAGAAGATTATAAAAGGCTTCCAAAGTGGAAAGGTGAATTATATCTTGAATTCCATAGAGGAACCTATACAACTATTGCTAAGAATAAAAAATATAATAGAATGAGTGAATATTTATATCAAGATTTAGAGTTATTTAGTTCAATTGCTAAAACTGTAGACATGAACTTTAAATATGATAAGAAGAGAATAAATGATAATTGGGAGCTAATATTATTAAATCAATTCCATGACATCATTCCAGGAACATCAATTAAGGAAGTTTATGATGAGTCATGGAGACAATACGAAAGTGTATTAGAAAATGGCAATGATTTATTAAATAATGCTTTAAAATCAATAAGCAGCAAAATAAATCTTAAGGAAAAAGCTTTAGTAGTATTTAACCAATTATCCTTTGAGAGAAATGAGTATGTTGAATTACCAAAGGAGTTAAAAGGAAAAACTTTAGTTTACGGGGACGGGGCAGAAGTTTTAGTTCAAAATATTAATGATAGTAAGGATATTGCCTACGTAACTAATATTCCAGCTAAAGGCTATAGGGTTCTTTATATTAAGGAAGCAGAGGAAAAAGCTAAGCCTCAAAACTTGGTTAATGTAGAGAAGATTAATAATGAATTTATACTTGAAAATAAATTCTTAAAAGTAAATGTAGATTCAAGAGGCGAATTAACATCTGTATTTGATAAGAAAGCTAATAGAGAAGTTATTAAAGATGGAGCTAAAGGAAACTCCTTAGTAATTTACGAAGATAAACCACATAATCCATGGGAAGCTTGGGATACAGATATTTATTACACAGAAAAGTCCTGGGAAATAACTGAGGTTATAGCTATTGAAGTTAAGAGTAAAGGACCACTAAAAGCAACAATTAGAGTAGAAAAGAAATATGAAGATTCAACAATTGAGCAATTTATTAGCTTATATCATGATAGCCCAAGAATTGATTTTGAAACTAAGGTTAAATGGCATGAAGAGCATGTACTACTTAGAGCTAATTTCCCAGTAAATATTAAGGGAAATAGAGCTACCTTTGATATACAATACGGAAATATTGAAAGAGATACTCACTTTAATACTAGCTGGGATATAGCTAAGTTCGAAGTCTGCGCACATAAATGGGGAGACATAAGTGAGTATGGCTATGGAGTAGCCTTATTAAATGACTGTAAATATGGATATAGCGTAAAAGATGGTGTGTTAAGTTTAACCTTATTAAAGTCGCCTAAATGGCCTAATCCAGAAGCAGATATGGGATATCATGAATTTACTTACTCATTATATCCTCATGAAGGAAGATGGCAAGAAGGTAAGGTTCAAGAAGAGGCTTATAAGCTAAATTTAAAACCATATGTAACCTTAGAAGAATCTCATACAGGGCTACTTGAAGATAAGTTATCTTTTATTAAAGTTGATGCTGAAAATGTAATGGTTGAGGTAATAAAAGAAAAAGAAGAAGGAAATGAAACTATAGTAAGGGTTTTTGAAAGCTTTAATAAGAGAACAAATGTAAAAATATCTAGCTTTATTAAACCTAAAAGAGTATGGGAAGTAAACCTTGAAGAAAAAGAAATAAAAGAACTTGAGATAAATGAAAATGAAGTGGAATTTATGATAAATCCTTATGAGATAAAGACCTTTAAGATTGAATATTAA
- a CDS encoding DUF262 domain-containing protein gives MASGFQNPITIKEAIDNIFTRKYLLPAIQRKFTWSSSQVEMLFDSILRGYPINSFMFWKISDNDIKSNYKFYEFIREFREFYKENNIDIDTTGMNDFEAIIDGQQRLTSLYIGLHGSYAYKMPRKWWRDDEENLPTRHLYLNIAKPVNQQYDNQKYYDFRFLSSKDLERYSDNADYKWFKVREILDLNDAKKVNQYINKNNLSDNDYAYDTLFALYEKIHMTKLINYYIEDEQEPDKVLEIFIRTNSGGTPLSFSDLLMSIASANWKSIDARKEIQDLVNKVYLIGRPGFIIDKDFILKTCLVLFSDNIKFQLKNFGHDNIAIFEANWNDVKKSIIAGFELIEKLGFNDKTFRAKNAAIPIIYYIYYNNLSNKVTAATYDRDDKELMARWINLSFIKSIFGGQSDSVLVNLRKVLRKSLGKKFPLKEIIDEFKNDPARNYSLDDDFIDGLLTSQYESNEAFYTLLLLYPHLDYYNQNFHKDHLHPASFFKNESNIDKHIPITSRDFAKNKDNWNSVLNLQLLNGQMNESKQDKTLKDWVNANNIQNQTLYVDSTTSLDIQDFEMFIRTRKDKLKTKIKSLI, from the coding sequence ATGGCAAGTGGGTTTCAGAATCCAATCACAATTAAAGAAGCGATAGATAATATTTTTACGCGTAAATATTTGCTGCCAGCTATTCAGCGTAAATTTACTTGGAGTAGTTCACAAGTAGAAATGTTATTTGATAGTATTTTAAGAGGGTATCCAATCAATTCATTTATGTTTTGGAAAATATCAGATAATGATATAAAAAGTAATTATAAGTTTTATGAATTTATCCGTGAGTTTAGAGAGTTTTATAAAGAAAATAATATAGATATTGATACAACTGGAATGAATGATTTTGAGGCAATTATTGATGGACAACAAAGGTTGACAAGCCTGTATATTGGATTACATGGATCATATGCTTATAAAATGCCTAGAAAATGGTGGCGTGATGATGAAGAAAATTTGCCTACAAGACATTTATATTTAAACATAGCTAAACCTGTCAATCAACAATATGATAATCAAAAATATTATGACTTTAGATTTCTTTCTAGTAAAGATTTAGAACGATATTCAGATAACGCTGATTATAAATGGTTTAAAGTTAGAGAAATACTGGATTTGAATGATGCTAAGAAAGTAAATCAGTATATTAATAAAAACAATTTATCAGATAATGATTACGCATATGATACATTATTTGCGTTATATGAAAAGATACATATGACGAAGTTGATAAATTATTATATTGAGGACGAGCAAGAGCCAGACAAGGTGTTAGAAATATTTATTAGAACTAATAGTGGTGGAACTCCATTATCTTTTTCAGATTTACTTATGTCTATTGCATCAGCAAACTGGAAAAGTATTGATGCTAGAAAAGAAATTCAAGATTTAGTTAATAAAGTTTATTTGATTGGAAGACCAGGATTTATAATAGACAAGGATTTTATTTTGAAAACTTGTTTGGTATTATTTTCAGATAATATAAAGTTTCAACTAAAGAATTTTGGACATGATAATATTGCAATATTTGAAGCAAATTGGAATGATGTAAAGAAGAGTATTATAGCTGGATTTGAATTGATTGAAAAGTTGGGATTTAATGATAAAACATTTAGAGCAAAAAATGCAGCAATTCCAATAATCTATTATATTTATTATAACAATTTATCAAATAAGGTTACTGCTGCGACATATGATAGGGATGATAAAGAATTAATGGCACGATGGATAAATCTTAGTTTTATCAAATCTATTTTTGGAGGTCAATCTGATAGTGTACTTGTTAATCTCAGAAAGGTACTAAGAAAAAGTTTAGGCAAAAAGTTTCCTTTAAAAGAAATTATAGATGAATTTAAAAATGATCCAGCAAGAAACTATTCTCTTGATGATGATTTTATAGACGGATTATTAACATCCCAATATGAAAGTAATGAGGCATTCTATACATTGTTATTGCTATACCCTCATTTAGACTATTATAATCAAAACTTCCATAAAGATCATTTGCACCCAGCATCATTCTTCAAAAATGAAAGTAATATAGATAAACATATTCCAATAACGTCCAGAGATTTCGCAAAGAATAAAGATAATTGGAATAGTGTGCTTAATCTTCAATTATTAAATGGGCAAATGAATGAATCTAAACAAGATAAAACATTAAAAGATTGGGTGAATGCTAACAATATACAAAACCAAACATTATATGTAGATTCTACAACAAGCTTAGATATTCAAGATTTTGAGATGTTTATTAGAACTAGAAAAGATAAACTTAAAACAAAAATAAAATCCTTAATATGA
- a CDS encoding DsbA family oxidoreductase, protein MQIEIWSDFVCPFCYIGKRRLENALEKFEHKDEVELIFRSFELDPSAKKHYEENIHELIANKYGIPVEQAKASNDNLVAQAKALGLDFNFDDLIPTNTFDAHRLSHYAKTEGKMKELSERLLKAYFVDSLNISDHKVLASLATEVGLDYDKALSVLESNEYDIDVRKDEEKAARLRVNGVPFFVFNSKYAVSGAQPSETFLDVLNKVRNEELKSPTIEFLSKEDETTDSDNCSDGKCNI, encoded by the coding sequence ATGCAAATAGAAATATGGTCTGATTTTGTATGTCCATTTTGTTATATAGGAAAGAGAAGGTTAGAAAATGCTTTAGAAAAGTTTGAGCATAAGGATGAAGTTGAACTAATATTTAGAAGCTTCGAACTTGATCCATCAGCTAAAAAGCATTATGAAGAAAATATTCATGAGCTTATTGCAAATAAATATGGAATTCCAGTTGAGCAAGCTAAGGCATCTAATGATAATCTAGTAGCTCAAGCTAAAGCCCTTGGACTTGATTTTAATTTTGATGATTTAATACCTACAAATACCTTTGATGCTCATAGATTATCACATTATGCTAAAACAGAAGGTAAGATGAAGGAACTATCAGAAAGATTACTTAAAGCTTACTTTGTAGATTCTTTAAACATATCTGATCACAAAGTATTAGCATCACTTGCGACTGAAGTAGGTTTAGATTATGATAAGGCCTTAAGTGTTCTTGAATCAAATGAGTATGATATAGATGTCAGAAAAGATGAAGAAAAAGCTGCAAGGCTAAGAGTAAATGGCGTACCATTCTTTGTATTTAATAGTAAATATGCAGTATCTGGTGCACAACCATCTGAGACATTTTTAGATGTACTTAATAAAGTACGTAATGAAGAACTTAAATCACCTACCATTGAATTTTTATCAAAAGAAGATGAAACTACTGATTCTGATAACTGCTCTGATGGAAAATGTAATATTTAA
- a CDS encoding L-dopachrome tautomerase-related protein, whose product MKHNELPSERYFGDLEQVFTFYGAMPTGVTISENGRIFVNFPKWGDDVKFTVGEIVKNKLVPYPDLNTNKVDYNNLDKCFISVQSVVADGTGTLWVLDTASPNFKEPIKGGAKLVSVDLATNKIKRSYTFSADVVLPTTYLNDVRIDYRVGDAGFAYITDSSDKGPGAIIVLNLSNGKAFRRLNGDESTSSDPNFLPKVEGKILLNRNKDGSTSRITTASDGIAISPDGEVLYFCPMASRNLYSIETKLLRDGSITEAELSSKVKYLGEKGASDGMITDLKGVVYAGDYENNSIRTISPDGTMKTLVHDPRILWPDTLTIGRDKYLYFTANQLHRQARYNYGKDQRQKPYVLFRIKINELPAPTK is encoded by the coding sequence ATGAAACATAATGAACTACCTAGTGAAAGGTATTTTGGTGATTTAGAACAGGTCTTTACTTTTTATGGAGCTATGCCTACTGGAGTTACAATTTCAGAAAATGGACGTATATTTGTAAACTTTCCTAAATGGGGAGATGATGTTAAGTTTACTGTAGGGGAAATCGTTAAAAATAAATTAGTTCCATATCCAGATTTAAATACAAATAAGGTAGACTACAATAATCTAGATAAATGTTTTATAAGTGTGCAAAGTGTTGTAGCTGATGGTACGGGGACTCTTTGGGTATTAGATACAGCATCGCCAAACTTTAAGGAGCCCATAAAAGGTGGAGCCAAGCTTGTAAGTGTGGATTTAGCTACAAATAAAATTAAGAGAAGCTATACTTTTTCTGCGGATGTGGTTTTACCTACAACTTATTTAAATGATGTAAGAATAGATTATCGTGTTGGAGATGCAGGATTTGCGTATATTACAGATTCTTCAGACAAGGGGCCAGGTGCAATTATTGTACTAAACTTAAGTAATGGGAAAGCATTTAGAAGATTAAATGGAGATGAATCAACTTCAAGTGATCCAAATTTTCTTCCAAAGGTTGAAGGGAAAATACTACTAAATAGAAATAAGGATGGATCAACTTCAAGGATAACAACTGCATCTGATGGAATAGCAATATCACCTGATGGAGAAGTTTTATATTTCTGTCCAATGGCAAGTAGAAATTTATATTCAATCGAGACAAAGCTTTTAAGAGATGGAAGCATAACAGAAGCAGAACTATCTTCTAAAGTTAAATATTTAGGGGAGAAGGGTGCCTCTGATGGCATGATTACAGACTTAAAAGGAGTAGTATATGCTGGAGATTATGAAAATAACAGCATTAGAACAATTTCGCCAGATGGAACCATGAAAACCTTAGTCCATGATCCAAGGATATTATGGCCAGATACACTTACTATAGGAAGAGATAAATATTTGTATTTTACAGCTAATCAACTTCATAGACAAGCAAGATATAACTATGGAAAAGATCAAAGACAAAAGCCCTATGTATTATTTAGAATTAAGATTAATGAATTGCCAGCCCCTACAAAGTAA
- a CDS encoding AraC family transcriptional regulator, which yields MELFTVDKEREIKLPVYVETKEPFSSESHRMFRLILVENGGGIVSVNDIKTIFTAPTIFCFNVNDKIKLNKSSNLSGRAIFFSPTLVNDVLTLERMENFKEDISESEYRDYYSLKPFIDRNGLISGQFEVGPATAKRIAKLIDSLQEELKLLNNDFWRCRSRSFFLEILFLLQYIYTDAEQITKPETIKHSDEINEIILYLHTNYERKISIEDLTEEFHINRTTLADKFTKSVGMSVIEYLIRLRVKMASTMLKDTLLPISEIGYRVGFNDITHFGRMFRKYTGESPSLYRKKRNL from the coding sequence ATGGAGTTATTTACTGTGGATAAGGAACGGGAGATAAAACTACCAGTATATGTTGAAACTAAAGAGCCATTTTCTTCAGAAAGTCATAGGATGTTTAGATTAATACTTGTTGAAAATGGTGGAGGTATTGTGAGTGTTAATGACATCAAAACCATATTTACAGCCCCTACAATTTTTTGCTTCAATGTTAATGATAAAATTAAGCTTAATAAGAGCAGTAATTTAAGTGGTAGAGCTATCTTTTTTAGTCCTACCTTGGTTAATGATGTATTAACATTAGAAAGAATGGAAAACTTTAAAGAAGATATATCTGAATCAGAATACAGGGATTACTATTCCCTCAAACCTTTTATTGATAGAAATGGACTAATATCTGGACAGTTTGAAGTAGGCCCAGCAACGGCTAAGAGAATAGCAAAATTAATAGATTCCCTGCAAGAGGAATTAAAGCTATTAAACAATGATTTTTGGAGATGCCGCAGTAGATCTTTCTTTTTGGAAATCCTATTTTTACTTCAGTATATCTATACAGATGCAGAACAAATAACTAAACCTGAAACCATTAAGCATTCAGATGAAATTAATGAAATTATTTTATATTTGCATACAAACTATGAAAGAAAAATTTCTATAGAAGATTTAACGGAAGAATTCCATATAAATAGAACAACTTTGGCAGATAAGTTTACTAAGTCTGTTGGAATGTCAGTTATAGAATATTTAATTAGATTAAGAGTTAAAATGGCTTCAACAATGCTTAAGGATACCTTATTACCTATATCAGAAATAGGCTATAGAGTAGGCTTTAATGATATAACTCATTTTGGAAGAATGTTTCGAAAGTACACGGGAGAGTCACCATCTCTATATAGAAAAAAGAGAAATCTATAA
- a CDS encoding MBL fold metallo-hydrolase: protein MKKGIKRWKVFFLSLVVSIGMMGMAAFAADANKNLGKKHASIEWSGHSCFTITNEKGTKVVTDPFPDGIGYKVPELYADIATVSHDHFDHNNLAAIKSNFTAIRERGQFNIDGIKIKGTKTYHDTELGALRGENTVYTYDVDGVNVCHLGDLGHELTNDQLKSIGKVDILMIPVGGLYTIDPEVAAKVVNQLNPKVVIPMHYQTEVLSPDFGTLSKVDSFVEQMKGWKVVKEDTFSFNQSEIKASKDKQLVILNYNK, encoded by the coding sequence ATGAAAAAAGGTATCAAGAGGTGGAAAGTATTCTTTTTAAGTTTAGTTGTATCCATAGGAATGATGGGTATGGCAGCATTTGCAGCAGACGCAAATAAAAATCTAGGGAAAAAGCATGCTTCTATTGAATGGAGTGGACATTCATGTTTTACAATTACTAATGAAAAAGGAACTAAGGTTGTAACAGATCCATTTCCAGATGGTATTGGATATAAGGTTCCTGAATTATATGCTGATATAGCAACTGTTAGTCATGATCACTTTGATCATAATAATCTAGCAGCTATAAAAAGTAATTTTACAGCTATAAGAGAACGTGGACAGTTTAATATTGATGGCATAAAAATAAAAGGAACAAAAACTTATCATGATACAGAATTAGGTGCTTTAAGGGGAGAGAATACAGTATATACCTATGATGTTGATGGAGTTAATGTATGTCATTTAGGTGATTTAGGACATGAATTAACAAATGATCAACTTAAAAGCATAGGCAAAGTAGATATACTAATGATTCCAGTAGGAGGCTTATACACAATAGATCCAGAGGTAGCAGCTAAAGTGGTTAATCAGTTAAATCCTAAGGTTGTTATACCTATGCACTATCAAACAGAAGTACTTTCTCCTGACTTTGGAACATTATCAAAAGTAGATAGCTTTGTAGAGCAAATGAAAGGTTGGAAAGTAGTTAAAGAAGATACTTTTAGCTTCAATCAATCAGAAATTAAAGCTTCAAAGGATAAGCAGTTAGTTATATTGAATTACAATAAATAA
- a CDS encoding ABC-F family ATP-binding cassette domain-containing protein: protein MSILTIENMSHSFGDRILFRKVSFRLLKGEHIGLIGANGEGKSTFMKIITNQILADEGDIEWNSKYSIGYMDQQVDLKEGITALNFLKEAFRNLYDIENKINDLYSKLGDLNEEEMNKALNRIAVMQESLDKNDFYSINSRIQATSAGLGIKELLDRDVSALSGGQRTKVLLAKLLLEKPDILLLDEPTNHLDEEHIEWLRSFLINYQNAFILISHDNSFLNSVVNVVYHLEHKELTRYQGNYDYFVRLYDIRKEQRLIEYKEQQTEIAKLEDYIRKNKVRKATAKQAKSREKKLDKIERIEIKKEIIKPKFNFKSTNMPESTVFKARDLIIGYNKPLSKPLNLKMKRGQKIAIIGANGLGKTTLLKTLLGLQKPINGEIDLSYYKKIGYFEQELIEDNNNSVLYDVWNVFPNLTQTEVRTNLARCGLTRQHIDSPINILSGGEQAKVRLCKLINEPSNILVLDEPTNHLDIYAKDELKRALKEYDGSIILVCHEPEFYKDIATDIWNCEDWVFSN, encoded by the coding sequence ATGAGTATTCTAACAATTGAAAACATGAGTCATTCATTTGGAGACAGAATATTATTTAGAAAAGTATCCTTTAGATTATTAAAAGGTGAACACATTGGGCTTATTGGAGCTAACGGTGAGGGAAAGTCAACTTTCATGAAAATAATCACTAATCAAATTTTAGCTGATGAAGGTGACATTGAGTGGAATAGTAAATATAGCATTGGTTATATGGATCAGCAGGTTGACCTAAAAGAAGGTATTACAGCATTAAATTTTCTAAAAGAGGCATTTAGGAATTTATATGATATAGAAAATAAGATTAATGATTTATATAGTAAGCTTGGAGATCTTAATGAAGAGGAAATGAATAAAGCCTTAAATAGGATTGCAGTAATGCAAGAATCTTTAGACAAAAATGATTTTTATAGTATTAATTCAAGGATTCAAGCAACATCAGCAGGTCTTGGAATTAAAGAACTTTTAGATAGGGATGTTTCAGCCTTAAGTGGGGGACAGAGGACCAAAGTTTTACTAGCAAAACTACTTTTAGAGAAGCCAGATATTCTACTTTTAGACGAGCCAACCAATCACTTAGATGAAGAGCATATAGAATGGCTTAGAAGTTTTTTAATAAACTATCAAAATGCATTTATATTAATATCCCATGATAATAGTTTTTTAAATAGTGTAGTAAATGTGGTTTATCATCTTGAGCATAAGGAATTAACAAGATACCAAGGAAACTATGATTATTTTGTTAGGCTTTATGATATTAGAAAAGAGCAGAGGCTAATTGAATATAAGGAGCAGCAAACTGAGATAGCAAAGCTTGAAGATTATATAAGAAAGAATAAAGTAAGAAAAGCAACTGCAAAACAAGCTAAGTCAAGAGAGAAAAAGCTTGATAAGATTGAAAGAATAGAGATAAAAAAGGAAATTATAAAGCCAAAGTTTAATTTTAAAAGTACAAATATGCCAGAAAGCACTGTTTTTAAAGCAAGAGATTTAATAATTGGTTACAATAAACCCCTAAGCAAACCTCTAAACCTAAAGATGAAAAGGGGACAAAAGATTGCAATAATAGGAGCTAATGGCTTAGGAAAGACAACGCTTTTAAAAACCTTACTAGGACTACAAAAGCCTATAAATGGAGAAATAGACTTAAGCTATTATAAAAAGATAGGATATTTTGAGCAGGAACTTATCGAAGATAATAACAATTCAGTCTTATATGATGTTTGGAATGTTTTCCCAAATTTAACTCAAACAGAAGTAAGAACTAATCTTGCTAGGTGCGGGCTTACAAGGCAGCATATAGACAGTCCTATTAATATATTAAGCGGAGGAGAGCAGGCTAAAGTTAGACTGTGTAAGTTAATTAATGAACCTAGCAATATCTTAGTTTTAGATGAGCCTACCAACCACTTAGATATTTATGCAAAGGATGAGCTTAAGCGTGCATTAAAAGAATATGATGGCAGCATAATATTAGTGTGCCATGAACCTGAGTTTTATAAAGATATTGCAACAGATATATGGAACTGCGAAGATTGGGTATTTAGTAATTAG
- a CDS encoding CD3324 family protein, with amino-acid sequence MKYEKAQNILPHGIIELIQKYMDGGYIYIPRKDENKRSWGENTETKRYLKERDREIFNKYSAGISVKCLAEEYFLTEGSIRRIIRNQKIYD; translated from the coding sequence ATGAAATATGAAAAAGCACAAAATATACTGCCGCACGGTATAATTGAATTAATACAAAAGTATATGGATGGCGGATATATCTATATACCTAGAAAAGATGAAAACAAAAGATCCTGGGGAGAAAATACTGAAACTAAGAGATATCTTAAAGAACGAGATAGAGAAATTTTTAATAAGTATTCCGCTGGAATATCAGTTAAATGCTTAGCTGAAGAGTATTTCTTAACAGAAGGAAGTATAAGAAGAATAATAAGGAATCAAAAAATATATGATTAA